A DNA window from Streptomyces canus contains the following coding sequences:
- a CDS encoding FG-GAP repeat domain-containing protein, which translates to MHIGSGERSQYEQTGFKGSGDVGAGRIGDDPHAYVAATEPFHGNTVAVYVKEGPGTPVHEATWRRVVLDVFGDPNELGEGPGHQIVCADFDNDGDDEFLVALRGPWPCQDVFYALDIRAGVFAKWRVSSDSTARIAVGDFNGDGRLDFATIAYKVDKYFVARDAKLSLFRNQTDTTDSARDRAAPDSP; encoded by the coding sequence ATGCACATCGGCTCCGGTGAACGCTCCCAGTACGAGCAGACCGGCTTCAAGGGCAGCGGTGACGTCGGCGCCGGCCGTATCGGCGACGATCCGCACGCCTATGTGGCGGCCACGGAGCCGTTCCACGGCAACACCGTCGCCGTGTACGTCAAGGAGGGACCGGGCACCCCGGTCCACGAGGCGACCTGGCGCCGCGTTGTCCTCGACGTGTTCGGCGACCCCAACGAACTCGGCGAAGGCCCCGGCCACCAGATCGTCTGCGCGGACTTCGACAACGACGGCGACGACGAGTTCCTCGTCGCCCTGCGCGGGCCGTGGCCCTGCCAGGACGTCTTCTATGCACTCGACATCCGGGCCGGTGTCTTCGCCAAGTGGCGGGTGTCCTCCGACTCCACCGCACGCATCGCCGTGGGCGACTTCAACGGAGACGGCCGACTCGACTTCGCGACCATCGCCTACAAGGTCGACAAGTACTTCGTCGCCCGAGACGCGAAACTGTCCCTCTTCCGCAACCAGACGGACACCACCGATTCCGCCAGAGACCGCGCGGCACCGGACAGCCCCTGA
- a CDS encoding xanthine dehydrogenase family protein molybdopterin-binding subunit — translation MSPQPQAAVGAPLSRVDGRLKVTGKATYAAEHDIGGVVHAVVVDSTVARGRITGIDTRAALAQPGVLKVINHLNAPKLAYRDNPASIDPLEGDRLHVFQDDQVRFHGQPVAAVVATTLETAQHAASLVKVSYDARQPSTDMADPADRPDWKPITYARGDADKALASAAVQLDVTYHLGRNHHNPMEPHATIARWDGDKLTLWDKTQWVPGTQVELAAVFGIPQESIRVVSPFVGGGFGGAIRSWPHVTIAAVAARETGRPVKLVLSRKQLYFGVGYRPTYEFRLGLGSDRRGRLTAMVNDVTAETSTYENFVEEGVLAPGNMFYSTPNVRQEYRTVSLDVNTPCWMRGPGYATGSFAVESAMDELAHELGIDPIELRRRNEPAEDESSGLPFSTRRLRECYTTGAREFGWDRRNPKPRSTRDGDWLIGTGMAAGVYHHLYWAAQASVRLDADGTALVEAATSDMGPGTYTSQSQLAADALGLTMRNVTFRLGDSRMPVTPPHGGSMTMANVGSAVQDGCDKLRKQAIELAVGDEDSPLYGADADTVVVRGGRLYVKDNPARGETYQRLLARNNRTHLEVLGSYTPEEPHRASVHSYGAVFAEVAVDARLGLVRVRRMLGVYDVGRVISPKLADSQALGGMVGGIGQALLEHMVMDQRDGRIVNADLANYLVPVNADIPDLKAIYLDGEDHEADPIGVKGIGEVVQLGVAASLANAVFHATGRRIRTLPITAEALL, via the coding sequence GTGAGCCCTCAGCCGCAGGCAGCCGTGGGAGCTCCGCTGTCCCGTGTGGACGGCCGGCTGAAGGTGACCGGGAAGGCGACGTACGCCGCCGAGCACGACATCGGCGGCGTGGTCCACGCGGTCGTCGTCGACAGCACGGTCGCTCGCGGCCGGATCACCGGCATCGACACCCGCGCCGCCCTCGCCCAGCCCGGCGTCCTGAAGGTGATCAACCACCTCAACGCGCCCAAGCTGGCCTACCGCGACAACCCCGCCTCGATCGACCCGCTGGAAGGCGACAGACTGCACGTCTTCCAGGACGACCAGGTCCGCTTCCACGGGCAGCCGGTCGCCGCCGTCGTCGCCACCACGCTGGAGACGGCGCAGCACGCGGCGAGCCTGGTGAAGGTCTCCTACGACGCCCGGCAGCCGTCGACCGACATGGCCGACCCGGCCGACCGCCCGGACTGGAAGCCCATCACCTACGCGCGCGGTGACGCGGACAAGGCGCTCGCCTCCGCCGCCGTACAGCTGGATGTCACGTACCATCTGGGCCGCAACCACCACAACCCGATGGAGCCGCACGCCACCATCGCCCGCTGGGACGGGGACAAGCTGACACTGTGGGACAAGACCCAGTGGGTGCCCGGGACGCAGGTCGAGCTGGCCGCCGTGTTCGGTATCCCGCAGGAGTCGATCCGGGTCGTCTCGCCGTTCGTCGGCGGCGGGTTCGGCGGCGCGATCCGCTCCTGGCCGCACGTCACGATCGCGGCCGTCGCCGCCCGTGAGACGGGCCGCCCGGTCAAACTCGTGCTCTCGCGCAAGCAGCTCTACTTCGGGGTCGGTTACCGGCCCACGTACGAGTTCCGGCTGGGCCTGGGCAGTGACCGGCGCGGGCGCCTGACCGCCATGGTCAACGACGTCACGGCCGAGACCTCGACGTACGAGAACTTCGTGGAAGAGGGCGTCCTGGCCCCCGGCAACATGTTCTACAGCACCCCCAACGTCCGCCAGGAGTACCGGACGGTGTCGCTCGACGTGAACACGCCGTGCTGGATGCGCGGGCCCGGCTACGCCACCGGCTCCTTCGCCGTCGAGTCGGCGATGGACGAACTCGCCCACGAACTCGGCATCGACCCGATCGAGCTGCGCAGGCGCAACGAGCCGGCCGAGGACGAGTCGAGCGGACTGCCGTTCTCCACCCGGCGGCTGCGCGAGTGCTACACCACTGGCGCCCGCGAGTTCGGCTGGGACCGCCGCAACCCCAAGCCCCGCTCGACCCGCGACGGGGACTGGCTGATCGGCACCGGCATGGCCGCCGGCGTCTACCACCACCTCTACTGGGCGGCCCAGGCGTCGGTCCGGCTCGACGCCGACGGCACGGCCCTGGTCGAGGCCGCGACCAGCGACATGGGCCCGGGCACCTACACCTCCCAGAGCCAGCTCGCCGCCGACGCGCTCGGTCTGACCATGCGCAACGTGACCTTCCGGCTCGGCGACTCCCGCATGCCCGTGACCCCGCCGCACGGCGGCTCCATGACCATGGCCAACGTCGGCTCCGCCGTCCAGGACGGCTGCGACAAGCTGCGCAAGCAGGCGATCGAACTCGCCGTCGGGGACGAGGACTCGCCGCTGTACGGCGCCGACGCCGACACCGTCGTCGTACGCGGCGGGCGGCTGTACGTGAAGGACAATCCCGCGCGCGGGGAGACCTACCAGCGGCTGCTGGCCCGCAACAACCGCACCCACCTCGAGGTGCTCGGCTCCTACACTCCCGAAGAGCCCCACCGGGCCTCGGTGCACTCCTACGGCGCGGTGTTCGCCGAGGTCGCCGTCGACGCCCGCCTCGGTCTCGTCCGGGTGCGGCGGATGCTCGGCGTGTACGACGTGGGCCGCGTCATCAGCCCCAAGCTCGCCGACAGCCAGGCCCTGGGCGGCATGGTCGGCGGCATCGGGCAGGCCCTGCTTGAGCACATGGTCATGGACCAGCGCGACGGCCGGATCGTGAACGCCGACCTGGCCAACTATCTCGTCCCCGTCAACGCCGACATCCCCGACCTCAAGGCCATCTACCTCGACGGGGAGGACCACGAGGCCGACCCCATCGGCGTCAAGGGCATCGGCGAAGTCGTCCAGCTCGGGGTGGCCGCCTCCCTCGCCAACGCGGTCTTCCACGCCACCGGACGCCGCATCCGCACCCTGCCCATCACGGCGGAAGCCCTGCTCTGA
- a CDS encoding (2Fe-2S)-binding protein, translating into MSTEVTDSAAPPPTAPPSEPSTSEPSRRTFVATTAVVGGAVMAGGLAGPLGLGAEEAVAADGPPSGRVSLTVNGKRHTVTVDNRTSLLDLLREHLELTGSKKGCNAGACGACTVLVDGRRVNSCLTLAIRLEGAEVTTIEGLSDGDELHPLQQAFIEQDAFQCGYCTPGQIMSGVGCIQEGHTGSKDEIREFMSGNICRCGCYVKIVRAVEQTAHGK; encoded by the coding sequence ATGTCTACTGAAGTCACTGATTCAGCTGCCCCTCCGCCGACCGCACCCCCGTCGGAACCGTCCACGTCGGAACCGTCCCGGCGCACCTTCGTCGCCACGACCGCCGTCGTCGGTGGTGCTGTGATGGCGGGCGGTCTGGCGGGACCACTCGGCCTGGGCGCCGAGGAGGCGGTCGCCGCTGACGGACCACCCAGCGGCCGTGTCTCCCTGACCGTCAACGGCAAGCGGCACACCGTCACGGTCGACAACCGGACCTCGCTGCTGGATCTGCTGCGCGAGCATCTGGAGCTGACCGGCAGCAAGAAGGGCTGCAACGCAGGTGCCTGCGGGGCCTGCACGGTCCTGGTCGACGGACGGCGGGTCAACTCCTGCCTGACGCTGGCGATACGGCTGGAGGGCGCCGAGGTCACCACCATCGAGGGCCTGTCCGACGGCGACGAACTGCACCCGCTCCAGCAGGCGTTCATCGAACAGGACGCCTTCCAGTGCGGCTACTGCACCCCCGGCCAGATCATGTCCGGCGTCGGCTGCATCCAGGAGGGCCACACCGGCTCCAAGGACGAGATCCGGGAGTTCATGAGCGGCAACATCTGCCGCTGCGGCTGCTACGTCAAGATCGTGCGCGCGGTCGAGCAGACCGCGCACGGGAAGTGA
- a CDS encoding XdhC family protein, which yields MLNIAETLYAWCREARPFALATVVDVSGSAPLPPGTALAVSADGDVIGSVSGGCVEAAVYELCRETLEPAGAPVLTRFGYSDSDAFAVGLTCGGEIEILVQRLDPAVQPQLTAALAEMAADRPAAVAQIVNGREELLGGTLYVPAEGPYDGTLGGQREDEAVAAQAHALLRAGRTGRIEVGGDADTCPERLSVLVHTSARPPRMLIFGAVDFADALSEAGRFLGYRVTVCDARPVFATRARFPHADEVVTDWPHRYLAATEVDARTAVCVLTHDAKFDIPLLRLALSLPVGYIGAMGSRRTHEQRLELLREAGVPEVDLARLNSPIGLDLGAHTPQETAISITAEIIAHANEGTGLPLSRRTGPIHAPVSASWKGALADPPKSSTPYAGPVAVDGWFSG from the coding sequence ATGCTGAACATCGCGGAAACGCTGTACGCCTGGTGCCGGGAAGCCCGTCCCTTCGCCCTCGCCACCGTCGTCGACGTCAGCGGCAGCGCACCCCTGCCACCCGGCACCGCACTCGCCGTGAGCGCCGACGGCGACGTGATCGGCAGCGTCTCCGGCGGCTGCGTGGAGGCAGCGGTCTACGAACTGTGCCGGGAGACCCTCGAACCCGCCGGCGCTCCGGTACTGACGCGCTTCGGCTACTCGGACTCCGACGCCTTCGCCGTGGGCCTGACCTGCGGGGGCGAGATCGAGATCCTGGTACAGCGGCTGGATCCCGCGGTGCAGCCCCAACTCACCGCAGCCCTCGCCGAGATGGCGGCGGATCGGCCCGCCGCGGTGGCCCAGATCGTGAACGGCCGGGAAGAACTCCTCGGCGGCACCCTTTACGTGCCTGCCGAGGGCCCGTACGACGGAACCCTGGGCGGGCAACGCGAGGACGAGGCCGTGGCTGCGCAGGCACATGCCCTGCTGCGGGCGGGCCGCACCGGCCGGATCGAGGTCGGCGGGGACGCCGACACCTGCCCCGAGCGGTTGTCCGTGCTCGTCCATACCAGTGCCCGCCCTCCCCGCATGCTGATCTTCGGTGCCGTCGACTTCGCCGACGCGCTGAGCGAGGCGGGGCGTTTTCTGGGCTACCGGGTCACGGTCTGCGACGCCCGCCCCGTCTTCGCCACCCGCGCCCGCTTCCCGCACGCTGACGAGGTCGTGACCGACTGGCCGCACCGGTACCTGGCCGCCACCGAAGTGGACGCCCGCACCGCCGTCTGCGTCCTCACCCACGACGCCAAGTTCGACATCCCCCTCCTGCGCCTCGCGCTGAGCCTGCCGGTCGGCTACATCGGGGCCATGGGCTCGCGGCGCACCCACGAACAGCGCCTGGAACTACTGCGGGAGGCCGGCGTACCGGAGGTGGACCTCGCCCGCCTCAACTCCCCGATAGGGCTCGACCTGGGCGCCCACACACCCCAGGAAACGGCCATCTCCATCACCGCCGAGATCATCGCCCACGCCAACGAGGGCACCGGCCTGCCCCTGTCCCGCCGCACCGGCCCGATCCATGCCCCAGTCTCGGCGTCGTGGAAGGGGGCACTGGCGGACCCCCCGAAAAGCAGTACCCCATACGCGGGCCCGGTGGCGGTCGACGGCTGGTTTTCTGGATGA
- a CDS encoding AI-2E family transporter: protein MSQSAEAGWSRAESRQSPLPEPARRLAAGSALVLLLSGVVSLIVWFCITFQAVVTPVLLALLGAALLGPLYRRLVAMKINKSLAAGLTCTTVVLVMGGASYIVVTALIDTGDQIISSLRDAAQSLSGTFEAAGTSLDETAKNAKDLASQFGGTAAAGVMSGVSVLTEMIATGFLAILLLFFFLRDSDRAVAALHSLAPRGSGDTVVAMARRAFQAIEGFMRGTTIIAFINAVCITVGLLVLQVPNAAGLGALVFIGAYIPYLGALLSGAVAVLVAFADDGLGTALWVLGLVLAVQTIEGNVLQPMIQSRTLQMHPAVVLLALTAGASVAGILGMLLSVPLTAAAFGVVSELRKRHGGGEKGEVARA, encoded by the coding sequence GTGAGTCAGTCGGCAGAAGCGGGATGGAGCCGGGCGGAAAGCCGTCAGAGCCCGCTGCCGGAGCCCGCCCGGCGCCTCGCCGCAGGCAGCGCACTGGTGCTCCTCCTGAGCGGTGTCGTTTCCCTGATCGTCTGGTTCTGCATCACGTTCCAGGCCGTCGTCACACCCGTACTGCTCGCGCTGCTGGGTGCGGCCCTGCTCGGCCCGCTCTACCGGCGACTCGTCGCCATGAAGATCAACAAGTCCCTTGCCGCCGGGCTGACCTGCACCACCGTGGTCCTGGTCATGGGCGGAGCCTCCTACATCGTGGTGACCGCCCTGATCGACACCGGCGACCAGATCATCTCCTCGCTGCGGGACGCGGCGCAGTCGCTCAGTGGGACGTTCGAGGCGGCGGGGACCTCCCTGGACGAGACCGCCAAGAACGCCAAGGACCTGGCGTCCCAGTTCGGAGGTACCGCTGCCGCCGGCGTGATGAGCGGCGTCAGCGTGCTCACGGAGATGATCGCGACAGGCTTTCTCGCGATCCTGCTGCTCTTCTTCTTCCTGCGGGACTCCGACAGGGCCGTCGCCGCGCTGCACTCGCTGGCACCCCGCGGCTCCGGGGACACCGTCGTAGCCATGGCCCGCCGGGCCTTCCAGGCGATCGAGGGCTTCATGCGCGGAACCACGATCATCGCCTTCATCAACGCCGTCTGCATCACCGTCGGTCTGCTGGTCCTCCAGGTCCCGAATGCCGCCGGGCTGGGGGCGCTGGTGTTCATCGGTGCGTACATCCCCTACCTCGGTGCGCTTCTCTCGGGCGCGGTCGCGGTCCTCGTAGCGTTCGCCGACGACGGTCTCGGCACCGCGCTGTGGGTCCTCGGACTGGTGCTTGCGGTGCAGACCATTGAGGGGAACGTACTCCAGCCGATGATCCAGAGCCGCACGCTGCAGATGCACCCAGCAGTGGTCCTGCTGGCTCTCACTGCCGGCGCCTCCGTCGCCGGGATCCTCGGCATGCTGCTGTCGGTGCCGCTGACCGCGGCCGCGTTCGGGGTGGTCTCGGAGCTCCGGAAGCGACATGGGGGAGGGGAGAAGGGGGAGGTCGCGAGGGCCTAG
- a CDS encoding TetR/AcrR family transcriptional regulator produces MTSELSLRQRKKLATRSALSHAAWSLMAEQGLDAATPEAVAEAADGSPRTFRNYFGSREKAILHGLVSRGTTLVDTMRARPAEEPVWDSLVKVLPAFTATFAVQRDDIAVLMRAVAENPAMRAQHFVAYEDAHQRLAEFIADRTGTDVERDLATRLLAATAAAVLRTSVEIGARGETGATLPDLVREDLAQLRDGLPVGAGETTAHRSGVRPQGVLTIPNAHDEETT; encoded by the coding sequence GTGACGTCTGAGTTGAGCCTGCGGCAGCGGAAGAAGCTGGCGACGCGCTCCGCGTTGAGCCACGCCGCGTGGTCATTGATGGCGGAGCAGGGTCTGGACGCGGCGACCCCGGAGGCCGTCGCCGAGGCGGCGGATGGGTCCCCGCGGACGTTCCGCAACTACTTCGGGAGCCGTGAGAAGGCGATCCTCCACGGATTGGTCTCGCGGGGCACCACCCTCGTCGACACCATGCGGGCCAGGCCTGCGGAGGAACCGGTGTGGGATTCCCTGGTCAAGGTGCTTCCGGCCTTCACGGCGACGTTCGCCGTTCAGCGCGACGACATCGCGGTGTTGATGCGCGCAGTGGCCGAGAACCCGGCGATGCGGGCCCAGCATTTTGTCGCCTACGAGGACGCCCATCAGCGACTCGCCGAGTTCATCGCCGACCGTACCGGCACCGATGTCGAGCGGGACCTGGCTACGCGACTCCTGGCCGCCACGGCAGCCGCAGTGCTGCGGACGTCGGTCGAGATCGGGGCCAGAGGCGAAACCGGCGCCACACTGCCGGACCTGGTCCGCGAGGACCTGGCACAACTGCGTGACGGCCTCCCGGTCGGTGCGGGTGAAACGACCGCCCACCGGTCCGGCGTTCGCCCGCAGGGTGTCCTGACGATTCCGAACGCGCACGACGAGGAGACCACCTGA
- a CDS encoding helix-turn-helix transcriptional regulator, with protein MDRSSEIREFLRTRRARITPEQAGLTPHPGPRRVPGLRREEVAQLAGVSVDYYVRLERGRTQGVSEAVLDAVARALHLDDVERAHFFTLAQPKPTARTRRQRPLAPQRVHPVLYRTLDALSVPAVIEGRRLDILAANKLACALYTDFEARPHRERNFARYVFLDEAARTLYTDWDEVAETCVSRLRLYAGRHPDDPQLTELIGELSLHSDIFRSLWADHDVVAHTTGTKRLHHPLVGDLTLEFAVLAVEGDPEQCLVIYTPEPSSPTAEALGILSSWTTTSATNPHTTRQTRNPAG; from the coding sequence ATGGACCGCAGCAGCGAGATCCGTGAGTTCCTGCGCACCCGCCGGGCCCGGATCACTCCCGAGCAGGCCGGCCTCACCCCACATCCGGGGCCCCGCCGCGTGCCGGGGCTGCGCCGCGAGGAAGTCGCCCAGCTAGCCGGAGTCAGCGTCGACTACTACGTCCGCCTGGAGCGCGGCCGCACCCAGGGCGTCTCCGAGGCCGTCCTGGACGCCGTCGCCCGCGCCCTGCACCTCGACGACGTCGAACGCGCCCATTTCTTCACCCTCGCGCAGCCCAAGCCCACCGCCCGAACCCGCCGCCAGCGCCCTCTCGCCCCCCAAAGGGTCCACCCGGTCCTCTACCGCACCCTGGACGCGCTCAGCGTTCCCGCGGTGATCGAGGGGCGACGGCTGGACATCCTGGCCGCCAACAAGCTCGCCTGCGCCCTCTACACCGACTTCGAAGCCCGACCCCATCGCGAGCGCAACTTCGCCCGCTACGTCTTCCTCGACGAGGCCGCCCGCACCCTGTACACCGACTGGGACGAGGTCGCCGAGACCTGCGTGTCCAGGCTCCGCCTGTACGCCGGCCGTCACCCCGACGACCCGCAGCTCACCGAGCTGATCGGCGAGTTGTCCCTGCACAGCGACATCTTCCGCAGCTTGTGGGCCGACCACGACGTCGTCGCGCACACCACCGGTACCAAACGCCTGCACCACCCTCTCGTCGGCGACCTCACTCTCGAATTCGCGGTCCTCGCCGTCGAAGGCGACCCCGAACAGTGCCTCGTCATCTACACGCCCGAACCCTCCTCCCCCACCGCCGAAGCCCTGGGCATCCTCTCCAGCTGGACCACCACGTCCGCCACCAACCCCCACACCACCCGACAGACACGCAACCCGGCCGGCTGA
- a CDS encoding FAD binding domain-containing protein — MYPFSYTTAENTREALNAGRRGGRYIAGGTTLVDLMRETVERPETLVDITALPLREVTVTERGGLRIGALVRMAEAAAHPKVRTLHPVISQALELSASAQLRNMATIGGNIMQRTRCTYFRDVTANCNKREPGSGCAALEGFNRTHAILGTSENCVATHPSDVAVAFAALEATVHLLGPDGQRTVPFADFLLRPGSTPNREQAIRQGELISAVEIPPLPRPLKSGYLKVRDRQSYEFALTSAAVALHIRGGRIQEAKVAAGGVGTVPWKLPAVERHLIGERPSASLWAAAAERAADGARPLEHNRFKVELVKRTVERQLRVVGGTK, encoded by the coding sequence ATGTACCCCTTCTCGTACACCACGGCGGAGAACACCCGCGAGGCCCTAAACGCGGGCCGGCGCGGCGGACGCTACATCGCCGGCGGCACCACCCTGGTCGACCTGATGCGCGAGACCGTCGAACGCCCCGAGACGCTGGTCGACATCACGGCTCTGCCCCTGCGGGAGGTCACGGTCACCGAGCGCGGTGGCCTGCGCATCGGCGCGCTGGTGCGGATGGCCGAGGCCGCCGCCCATCCCAAGGTGCGCACTCTCCACCCCGTGATCTCGCAGGCGCTGGAGCTGAGCGCGTCGGCCCAGCTGCGGAACATGGCAACCATCGGCGGCAACATCATGCAGCGCACCCGGTGCACGTACTTCCGTGACGTCACCGCGAACTGCAACAAGCGCGAACCCGGATCGGGCTGCGCCGCGTTGGAGGGCTTCAACCGCACCCACGCGATCCTGGGCACCTCCGAGAACTGCGTGGCCACCCATCCCTCGGACGTGGCCGTCGCCTTCGCCGCACTCGAGGCGACCGTGCACCTGCTCGGCCCGGACGGACAGCGCACCGTGCCCTTCGCCGACTTCCTGCTCCGGCCCGGCAGCACACCCAATCGCGAACAGGCCATCCGGCAGGGCGAGTTGATCAGTGCCGTGGAGATCCCGCCGCTTCCCCGCCCCCTGAAGTCCGGCTATCTGAAGGTCCGTGACCGGCAGTCCTACGAATTCGCCCTCACCTCCGCGGCCGTCGCCCTGCACATCCGCGGCGGGCGGATCCAGGAGGCCAAGGTCGCCGCCGGAGGCGTCGGCACCGTGCCATGGAAGCTGCCCGCCGTCGAGAGGCACCTCATCGGCGAACGACCGTCGGCAAGCCTGTGGGCTGCGGCGGCCGAACGCGCGGCCGACGGGGCCCGCCCCCTGGAGCACAACCGCTTCAAAGTCGAGTTGGTGAAGCGCACCGTCGAACGCCAGCTGCGCGTCGTAGGAGGTACCAAGTGA
- a CDS encoding helix-turn-helix domain-containing protein, whose product MRRPRSAGGPLTATHHFDVLRAAGIIRQYYAGTSKINALRADELNARFPGFLDACVREAAENLSPAG is encoded by the coding sequence ATGCGGAGGCCTCGATCTGCCGGTGGCCCGCTCACCGCCACGCACCACTTCGACGTCCTGCGTGCGGCGGGCATCATCCGCCAGTACTACGCGGGCACATCCAAGATAAACGCTCTGCGCGCCGACGAACTGAACGCCCGGTTCCCGGGCTTCCTCGACGCCTGTGTGCGAGAGGCCGCCGAGAACCTCAGTCCGGCAGGCTGA
- a CDS encoding alpha/beta hydrolase, producing the protein MNDIHPDLARGRFIPKMSYGPLSSRIMRSLKARPVVPGPDITVQEVVVPGPEGAPDVSLRVFQPAGLKTTAPALLWVHGGGLIFGAPQNDDRTSIAFARELGITVAAVRYRLASHSPAPAAVEDAYAALRGLVAQARHLHIDIDRIAIGGASAGGGIAAALALLAHDRAEIRPVFQLLVYPMLDDRTTTRTDLDALDVRLWTAKSNRYGWSSYLGDAVAGPDVSPYAAAARREDLTKLPPAWIGVGTLDLFHDEDVEYARRLDDSGVPCELHVVPGAFHGFDAVFPDVEVSQDFWRQQVKALARELQQSRGRPRLGGRVRAETETP; encoded by the coding sequence ATGAACGACATCCATCCCGATCTCGCGCGGGGCCGCTTCATCCCCAAGATGTCCTACGGCCCCCTGTCGTCACGCATCATGCGCAGCTTGAAGGCGCGCCCGGTCGTTCCCGGCCCGGACATCACTGTCCAGGAAGTGGTCGTGCCCGGCCCCGAGGGGGCGCCGGACGTCTCTCTGCGCGTCTTCCAGCCGGCCGGCCTGAAGACGACGGCGCCGGCCCTGCTGTGGGTACACGGAGGCGGCCTCATCTTCGGAGCCCCGCAGAACGACGACCGCACGAGCATCGCCTTCGCCCGTGAACTCGGCATCACCGTCGCCGCGGTTCGCTACCGGCTGGCGTCGCACAGTCCCGCACCCGCCGCGGTGGAGGACGCCTACGCCGCGCTGCGTGGCCTGGTCGCGCAGGCGCGCCACCTCCACATCGACATCGACCGCATCGCGATCGGCGGTGCCAGCGCGGGCGGCGGCATCGCCGCGGCCCTCGCGCTGCTCGCCCATGACCGTGCCGAGATCCGTCCGGTGTTCCAACTGCTGGTCTACCCGATGCTGGACGACCGCACGACAACGCGAACCGACCTGGACGCCCTCGACGTGCGCCTGTGGACGGCCAAGAGCAACAGATACGGCTGGTCGTCCTACCTCGGCGACGCCGTCGCGGGCCCGGACGTCTCCCCGTACGCGGCCGCAGCCCGCCGCGAGGACCTCACCAAGCTCCCCCCGGCCTGGATCGGAGTGGGCACCCTCGACCTTTTCCACGACGAGGACGTCGAGTACGCGCGCCGACTGGACGACAGCGGGGTCCCGTGTGAACTTCACGTCGTCCCCGGGGCTTTCCACGGGTTTGACGCGGTGTTTCCCGATGTCGAGGTCTCCCAGGACTTCTGGCGTCAGCAGGTGAAGGCGCTCGCGCGCGAGCTGCAGCAGAGTCGAGGCCGGCCGCGCCTCGGCGGCCGAGTGCGAGCGGAGACAGAAACACCATGA
- a CDS encoding aldo/keto reductase has product MLGSLEVSALGMGCQNFAGMYGPPTDTKEAVRVIRAAYDRGVTFFDIAEVYGPYLGEEIVGKALKPVRDKVVIATKFGFDIGRDGQIQGLNSRPEHIRQVTKESLRRLKTDYVDLMYQHRVDPKVPIEEVAGTVQELIAEGKIRHFGLSAAGGATIRRAHKVQRVTAVQNEYSVWTRDPEIEALRACEELGIGFVPWSPLGMGYLTGTVTPRMVHGPADLRASLPRFTPEARRANWPVVELLQRVGARHQATPAQTALAWLLARKPWIVSIPGPITQGHMEENMDALQVRLTTADIADIEDGFAQIKVQGARLSEPMLAMIDVGAKLGTSSEGGHGNSPLP; this is encoded by the coding sequence ATGCTCGGCTCGCTGGAAGTCTCCGCCCTGGGGATGGGCTGCCAGAACTTCGCCGGGATGTACGGGCCGCCGACCGACACCAAGGAAGCGGTCCGGGTGATCCGGGCGGCCTATGACCGGGGTGTCACGTTTTTCGATATCGCCGAAGTCTACGGGCCGTACCTTGGCGAGGAGATAGTCGGCAAGGCACTGAAGCCGGTACGCGACAAGGTGGTGATCGCTACCAAGTTCGGGTTCGACATCGGTCGGGACGGCCAGATTCAGGGCCTCAACAGCCGTCCCGAGCACATCAGGCAGGTGACCAAGGAATCACTCCGGCGCCTGAAGACCGACTACGTCGATCTCATGTATCAACACCGCGTCGATCCCAAGGTGCCCATCGAGGAAGTGGCCGGGACGGTCCAGGAGTTGATCGCCGAGGGCAAGATCCGCCACTTCGGCCTGTCCGCTGCTGGCGGGGCGACCATTCGTCGCGCGCACAAGGTTCAGCGGGTCACGGCGGTGCAGAACGAATACTCCGTCTGGACACGCGATCCGGAGATAGAAGCACTGCGGGCCTGCGAAGAGCTGGGCATCGGGTTCGTGCCGTGGAGTCCGCTCGGAATGGGGTATCTGACCGGCACTGTCACTCCGAGGATGGTGCACGGCCCCGCGGATCTGAGGGCTTCACTGCCACGCTTCACTCCGGAGGCGCGTCGCGCGAACTGGCCCGTTGTCGAACTGCTGCAGCGTGTGGGAGCACGCCACCAGGCGACGCCTGCCCAGACAGCACTGGCCTGGTTGCTCGCCCGCAAGCCGTGGATCGTGTCCATTCCGGGGCCGATCACGCAGGGGCACATGGAAGAAAACATGGACGCTCTGCAGGTCCGGCTGACCACCGCCGACATCGCGGATATCGAGGACGGCTTCGCTCAGATCAAGGTGCAGGGCGCGCGCTTGAGCGAGCCGATGCTCGCCATGATCGACGTCGGGGCCAAGCTGGGGACGAGCTCGGAAGGCGGGCACGGCAACTCGCCCCTGCCGTAG